One genomic region from Chelonia mydas isolate rCheMyd1 chromosome 25, rCheMyd1.pri.v2, whole genome shotgun sequence encodes:
- the HMG20B gene encoding SWI/SNF-related matrix-associated actin-dependent regulator of chromatin subfamily E member 1-related gives MSHAAKQLAAGILHATGKGQHGNFLVAIKQEKGEVPRTSSEKPHGEEEPVKKRGWPKGKKRKKILPNGPKAPVTGYVRFLNERREQIRMQHPDLPFPEITKMLGAEWSKLQPTDKQRYLDEAEREKQQYMKELREYQQSEAYKMCTEKIQEKKIKKEDAGSVSVNTLLNGHPHKGGDCCGDGFSTFDVPIFTEEFLDQNKAREAELRRLRKMNTEFEEQNAILQKHTESMSCAKEKLEQELVLEERQTLALQQQLQSVRQALTTSFASLPIPGTGETPTLGTLDFYMAKLHSAIESNPLQHEKLVVRIKEILSRIASEHL, from the exons ATGTcgcatgctgcaaaacagctggctgctggcatctT ACATGCCACCGGCAAAGGCCAGCATGGAAACTTCCTGGTCGCCATcaagcaggagaagggggaagttcCCCGGACCAGCAGCGAGAAGCCCCATGGCGAGGAGGAG CCAGTGAAGAAGAGGGGCTGGCCCaaagggaagaagaggaagaagattcTGCCCAACGGCCCCAAGGCCCCAGTGACCGGCTACGTCCGCTTCCTGAATGAGCGCCGTGAGCAGATCCGCATGCAACATCCTGACCTGCCCTTCCCAGAAATCACCAAGATGCTAGGAGCCGAATGGAGCAAACTGCAGCCCACAGACAAACAG AGGTACCTGGATGAGGCAGAGCGCGAGAAGCAGCAGTACATGAAGGAGCTGCGGGAGTACCAGCAGTCGGAGGCCTACAAGATGTGCACGGAGAAGATCCAGGAGAAGAAGATCAAGAAAG AGGATGCTGGTTCTGTGTCTGTGAACACTCTGCTGAACGGGCACCCGCACAAG GGCGGGGACTGCTGCGGGGATGGCTTCTCCACGTTTGATGTGCCCATCTTCACTGAGGAGTTCTTGGACCAGAACAAAG CGCGGGAGGCCGAGCTGCGGCGCCTGCGGAAGATGAACACGGAGTTCGAGGAGCAGAACGCTATCCTGCAGAAGCACACGGAGAGCATGAGCTGCGCCAAAGAGaagctggagcaggagctggtgctggaggagaggcagacgctggccctgcagcagcagctccagtccGTCCGGCAGGCCCTGACCACCAGCTTCgcttctctccccatcccag GCACCGGAGAGACCCCCACGCTGGGCACCCTGGATTTCTACATGGCCAAACTGCACAGCGCCATCGAGAGCAACCCGCTCCAGCACGAGAAGCTGGTCGTGCGCATCAAGGAGATCCTCTCCCGGATAGCCAG